GACCTCACGGCCCAGGGGGCCACGCGCTGGGTGGTCGACCTGCGCCTCAACCTGGGGGGCAATATGTGGCCCATGCTCGCCGGCATCGGGCCGCTGGCCGGCGAGGGCGAACTGGGCGCGTTCGTGAGGGGTGAGCAGCGTTGGCCCTGGTCGCACGCCGGGGGTGAGGCGAGCATGGAGGGCGAAGTGCTCGCCCGCACGCCGGGCGCATTCCTCCCACCCCTGCCGGACACCGCCCCCATCGCCGTCCTGATCTCGCCCCTGACGGCAAGCAGTGGTGAGATCATCACCCTGTCGTTCCTGGGGCGGCCGGGAACCAGGCTGTTTGGGGAACCCACGCGCGGCCTGACGACCTCGAACAGCCTCTACGAGCTGCCGGGCGGCGCGGCGCTGCTGATCACCACGGCCCTGGATGCCGACCGGACCGGGCGGGTCTTCAGCGGCCCCATCGAACCGGATGTCCCGGTCAGCACCGACTGGGCCGAGTTCCAGACCGGGAAAGACCCCGTTTTGAAGGCGGCTCTGGCGTGGCTGGAAAATGTCTGATCAATAGTCCGGTAAGTTCTCTGAGGGATTGAAATTGTGTCGCGCTGGGACGGCGTGGCCGTTCACCCCCCTCCCAACCTCCCCCGCAAGGGGGGAGGGGTTTTTTGCTCGTCAGCACGCTCTTTTCGGTCCGCTTTGCTAGAGAGGACCCCAAGGCTTACCGGACCACTGCTGAGACGGATTGAGGCCATTGCGTGAGCCTCACGCCCAGGCCCGCACCACCCGCAGCTCCTCCCCGTTCCCGTCCACCACGGCGACCAGTTCGCCGTCCAGGGTGACGACGTGCCGCCCCGTGAGGGGTGACCTCGGGCGTTTGCCCTGGCGCAGCTCGCGGGCCAGGCGCTCGCCGGCCTCCAACCGGGGAAAATCCAGCGCGGCGAGGTCGGGCAGACCCTCCGCCCCCGCCAGGTCGTCTACAGCCACGCTGTCCGCCAGGTCGTAACGGCCCACGCGCGTCCTCACCAGGCCGGTCAGGTGCGCGGGTACGCCCAGCGCGGCCCCCACGTCCCGCGCCAGCGAGCGCAGGTAGGTGCCGCTGCCCACGCTCGCCCGCACGAGCAGCGTGGGAAAGTCGCCCAGCGGTGCGGGCAGGGTGAAGGTCCGCCCGTTCGCATCCGGCTCCCAGCCCTGCGGTCCCCGTGAAAAGGTCCGGGGAGCGTCCCCAACGCGGTCATACACACCCAGCAGTTCCAGCGAGTGAATCACGACGTTGCGCGCGGGCAGGTCCAGCTCACCTCCAGCCCGCGCCACCGCGTAGGCCCGCTGCCCGCCCACCTGAATGGCGCTGTACTGCGGCGGCACCTGCTGTTGCGGCCCCACGAACCCGGCGAGCGCGGCCCGCACCTCCTCTCCGGAGGGGAGCCTGACCGGCACAACTTCCGTCAGCGGCCCCTCGGCGTCCAGGGTGGGCGAGGCCCCGCCCAGGGCAATCCAGGCCAGGTAATCCTTGGAGTCGGCCTCCATGAACTGCACCAGCTTAGTGGAGTCGTCCACGCACAGCACCAGCACGCCGGTGGCGAGGGGGTCCAGCGTGCCGGTATGGCCCACCCGCTTGGTCCCGCGCGCCCGCCGCGCCCGGTTCACCACGTCGTGA
The nucleotide sequence above comes from Deinococcus carri. Encoded proteins:
- the truB gene encoding tRNA pseudouridine(55) synthase TruB, which translates into the protein MPVIAVDKPLGLTSHDVVNRARRARGTKRVGHTGTLDPLATGVLVLCVDDSTKLVQFMEADSKDYLAWIALGGASPTLDAEGPLTEVVPVRLPSGEEVRAALAGFVGPQQQVPPQYSAIQVGGQRAYAVARAGGELDLPARNVVIHSLELLGVYDRVGDAPRTFSRGPQGWEPDANGRTFTLPAPLGDFPTLLVRASVGSGTYLRSLARDVGAALGVPAHLTGLVRTRVGRYDLADSVAVDDLAGAEGLPDLAALDFPRLEAGERLARELRQGKRPRSPLTGRHVVTLDGELVAVVDGNGEELRVVRAWA